A stretch of the Carassius carassius chromosome 50, fCarCar2.1, whole genome shotgun sequence genome encodes the following:
- the LOC132133571 gene encoding leucine-rich repeat and immunoglobulin-like domain-containing nogo receptor-interacting protein 1 has product MVAGELSGHSFLVACWQPILILMLGTVLSGSATGCPSRCECNVQERSVLCHRKKLMSVPEGIPLETRLLDLSKNRIKTINPDEFSAFPQLEELELNENTISTIEPGAFNNLYSLQTLGLRSNKLKLIQLGVFTGLSNLTTLDISENKIVILLDYMFQDLYNLRSLEVGDNDLVFISHRAFHGLSSLEQLTLERCNLTSVPTEAFTHLHSLVTLRLRNLNINSIRDYSFKRLYRLKVLEIANWPYLDTMTTNCLYGLNLTSLTITNANLTSIPYLALRHLVYLRFLNMSYNPIQMIEGNRFHDLLRLQEFHLVGGRLMMIEPYSFRGLNYLKILNVSSNYLTTLEESVFHSVGNLETLALYDNPLACDCRLLWVFRRRWRLNFNRQQPTCSSPEFVQGKEFKDFPDVLQPNYFTCRKSRIRDRKPQQKFVDEGTTIHFICQADGDPTPVIMWLSPQKQFITTRTIGRLTVFPDGTLEVRYAQIQDNGTYVCIASNAGGNDTALAHLHVHSYSPDWPNQPNKTLAFISNQPNDNGANGTRATVPFPFDIKTLIIATTMGFISFLGVVLFCLVLLFLWSRGKGNSKHNIEIEYVPRKSDAGMSSSGNDGPRKFNMKMI; this is encoded by the coding sequence ATGGTAGCAGGGGAACTGAGTGGGCACAGCTTCCTGGTGGCATGCTGGCAGCCCATTCTAATCTTAATGCTGGGCACAGTGCTGTCTGGCTCTGCCACGGGCTGCCCATCTCGTTGTGAGTGCAATGTTCAGGAGCGTTCAGTCTTGTGCCATCGCAAGAAGCTGATGTCTGTTCCAGAGGGAATCCCATTAGAAACACGGCTCTTGGACCTCAGCAAGAATCGAATCAAAACCATCAATCCGGATGAGTTCTCTGCTTTCCCACAGCTGGAAGAGCTGGAGCTCAATGAAAACACCATCTCAACCATCGAGCCTGGGGCTTTTAACAACCTCTACAGTCTGCAGACTCTGGGACTGCGCAGCAACAAGCTGAAGCTCATCCAGCTGGGAGTGTTCACAGGCCTCAGTAACCTAACAACGCTGGACATCAGTGAAAATAAGATCGTAATTCTGCTGGACTACATGTTCCAGGACCTCTACAACCTGCGCTCTCTGGAGGTTGGGGATAATGACCTTGTCTTCATATCCCACAGGGCATTTCACGGCCTCAGCAGCCTGGAGCAGCTCACACTTGAAAGGTGCAACTTGACCTCTGTCCCGACAGAGGCCTTCACGCACCTGCACAGTTTGGTCACGCTGCGCTTACGAAACCTCAACATCAACAGTATCAGAGACTACAGCTTCAAGCGGCTCTACCGTCTCAAAGTGCTGGAGATCGCCAACTGGCCCTACCTGGATACCATGACCACAAACTGCTTATACGGATTGAATCTTACCTCACTAACAATCACTAATGCAAACTTGACATCTATTCCATATTTGGCTTTGAGGCACCTGGTTTATCTTCGTTTCCTTAACATGTCCTACAATCCCATTCAGATGATTGAGGGCAACCGGTTCCATGACCTGCTCAGACTGCAGGAGTTCCATCTGGTAGGCGGTCGACTGATGATGATTGAACCCTATTCCTTTAGAGGTCTGAACTACCTGAAAATCCTTAATGTGTCCAGCAACTACCTTACCACCCTGGAGGAGTCTGTGTTCCATTCAGTGGGGAACCTGGAGACCCTCGCATTGTACGACAACCCACTGGCTTGTGACTGCCGTCTGCTTTGGGTTTTCCGACGCCGCTGGAGGCTCAACTTTAACCGACAGCAGCCAACTTGCTCCTCACCCGAGTTTGTTCAGGGAAAAGAGTTCAAGGACTTCCCTGATGTGCTGCAGCCTAATTACTTCACGTGTCGCAAGTCCAGGATCCGAGACCGGAAACCGCAGCAGAAGTTTGTTGATGAAGGCACCACCATCCACTTCATCTGCCAAGCAGATGGAGACCCGACACCTGTCATCATGTGGCTTTCTCCACAAAAACAATTTATCACTACAAGAACAATAGGACGACTCACTGTTTTCCCGGATGGCACCTTGGAGGTGCGCTACGCTCAGATTCAGGACAATGGGACGTATGTGTGCATTGCTAGCAATGCAGGTGGAAACGATACCGCTTTGGCTCACCTACATGTCCACAGTTACTCTCCAGACTGGCCCAACCAACCCAACAAAACCTTGGCATTTATTTCCAACCAACCCAATGACAACGGAGCCAATGGAACAAGAGCAACAGTCCCGTTCCCTTTTGATATAAAGACGCTAATCATTGCCACCACCATGGGCTTCATCTCCTTTTTGGGTGTGGTTCTGTTCTGCCTTGTTCTGCTCTTTCTTTGGAGCAGAGGCAAAGGCAACAGCAAACACAACATTGAGATAGAGTACGTCCCGCGCAAATCGGATGCTGGGATGAGCAGCAGCGGCAATGATGGCCCTCGGAAATTTAACATGAAAATGATATAA